A genomic segment from Polyangium mundeleinium encodes:
- a CDS encoding DUF350 domain-containing protein translates to MNVALFLIGIGKILFGILVGALGVWLGSRVLGRVLRLGEIDAELGKGNTGVAVISAAGLLSLGLLAQHAVSATFAAMDFMYRGQKLAPVMLGKFTLYGLAHVAFSLAVGAAALTVGTFVFVRLTRGVDELAEIRKGNVAPALVLGAVMVVIALVAAPGLETALDGLLPLPQLARDEVMAPS, encoded by the coding sequence GTGAACGTCGCGCTCTTCCTGATCGGGATCGGCAAGATCCTTTTCGGCATCCTCGTCGGCGCCCTCGGCGTGTGGCTCGGTTCGCGCGTGCTCGGGCGGGTCCTGCGCCTTGGCGAGATCGACGCGGAGCTCGGGAAGGGCAACACGGGCGTCGCCGTGATCTCGGCCGCGGGGTTGCTCTCGCTCGGGCTCCTCGCGCAGCACGCGGTGTCGGCGACGTTCGCCGCGATGGACTTCATGTACCGCGGCCAGAAGCTCGCGCCTGTGATGCTCGGCAAGTTCACGTTGTACGGCCTCGCGCACGTCGCGTTCTCGCTCGCCGTGGGCGCGGCCGCGCTCACCGTGGGCACGTTCGTCTTCGTGCGCCTCACGCGAGGCGTGGACGAGCTCGCGGAGATCCGGAAGGGCAACGTCGCGCCGGCGCTCGTGCTCGGCGCGGTGATGGTGGTGATCGCGCTCGTGGCCGCGCCGGGGCTCGAGACCGCCCTCGACGGTCTCTTGCCGCTGCCCCAGCTCGCGCGCGACGAGGTGATGGCGCCGTCATGA